The proteins below are encoded in one region of Aeromonas veronii:
- the napF gene encoding ferredoxin-type protein NapF yields MPDGVDLSRRSLFRGKLSARTPDVQLPWSIPWPDFVADCTRCGDCLAACPEQILVNGDGGFPIVDFQLGECTFCTECVSACKQPLFRPTTEVAWDYVAHIESGCLALGQVYCQRCQDSCEARAIGFSPRLGQVPTPVINNDLCNGCGACVADCPVGSIKISMPSGKVSFG; encoded by the coding sequence ATGCCGGATGGGGTAGATCTGTCACGTCGCAGCCTGTTTCGAGGCAAGCTGAGTGCCCGCACGCCAGACGTACAACTGCCCTGGTCCATCCCCTGGCCCGACTTCGTGGCCGACTGCACCCGTTGCGGTGACTGTCTGGCTGCCTGCCCCGAGCAGATCCTGGTCAACGGGGATGGCGGCTTTCCGATCGTGGATTTTCAGCTGGGAGAGTGCACCTTCTGTACCGAGTGTGTTTCCGCCTGCAAGCAGCCCCTGTTCCGTCCAACCACCGAGGTGGCCTGGGACTATGTGGCCCATATCGAATCCGGTTGTTTGGCCCTGGGCCAGGTGTACTGCCAGCGTTGTCAGGACAGCTGTGAAGCGCGGGCCATCGGTTTTTCTCCCCGCTTGGGACAGGTGCCGACCCCGGTGATCAACAACGATTTGTGTAACGGCTGCGGCGCCTGTGTAGCGGATTGTCCTGTTGGCAGCATAAAAATCAGCATGCCAAGTGGTAAAGTGTCATTTGGGTAG
- a CDS encoding chaperone NapD, producing the protein MSREEFHVSSLVVLTQPSQRHQLAQQIATLNGAEIHAVSDEGKLVVTLEGISQRPIMDAIDAIQAMPGVLSAALIYHQFDELDQQGEE; encoded by the coding sequence ATGAGCCGAGAAGAGTTTCACGTATCCAGCCTGGTCGTGCTGACACAGCCTTCCCAGCGCCATCAACTCGCCCAGCAGATTGCTACCCTGAATGGGGCCGAGATCCACGCCGTCAGCGACGAGGGGAAGTTGGTGGTCACGCTGGAAGGGATCAGCCAACGTCCTATCATGGATGCTATCGATGCCATTCAGGCCATGCCGGGGGTGCTCTCCGCCGCCCTCATCTACCACCAGTTTGATGAACTCGACCAGCAAGGCGAGGAGTAA
- the modB gene encoding molybdate ABC transporter permease subunit, with product MSEGDLLAVWLTLKLAASTTGILLLLSPPLAWWLSRSQHRLRPVVEALVALPLVLPPTVLGFYLLLAFSPEYGIGSWWRETFGTPLAFSFLGLLLASIIYSLPFVVQPLTSAFVNMGNKELEAAATLGLGPVERFFQIILPMTLPSFVMAAALGFAHTLGEFGVVLMIGGNIPGETQVLSIALFDHVETMDYQHAHILAGGLMGFSLVMLVLVYGVLQHRQRRLFG from the coding sequence ATGAGTGAAGGTGATCTGCTGGCGGTCTGGCTCACCCTGAAGCTGGCGGCCAGTACCACGGGCATACTCTTGCTGCTGTCGCCGCCGCTGGCCTGGTGGCTGTCTCGCAGTCAACACAGACTCCGGCCCGTGGTGGAGGCCCTGGTGGCGCTGCCTCTGGTGCTGCCACCCACCGTGCTCGGTTTCTACCTGCTGCTCGCCTTCTCCCCCGAATACGGCATCGGCAGCTGGTGGCGAGAGACCTTCGGCACCCCCCTCGCGTTCAGTTTCCTCGGCCTGCTGCTGGCCTCCATCATCTACTCGCTGCCTTTCGTGGTCCAACCCCTCACCTCCGCCTTCGTCAACATGGGCAACAAGGAGCTGGAGGCGGCGGCCACTCTGGGGCTCGGGCCCGTCGAGCGCTTCTTTCAGATCATCTTGCCGATGACGCTGCCAAGCTTCGTGATGGCGGCGGCGCTCGGCTTTGCCCACACCCTGGGGGAGTTCGGGGTGGTGCTGATGATAGGGGGCAACATTCCCGGGGAGACCCAGGTGCTCTCCATCGCCCTGTTCGATCACGTGGAGACCATGGATTACCAGCATGCCCACATCCTGGCCGGCGGCCTGATGGGCTTCTCTCTCGTCATGCTGGTACTGGTCTATGGCGTGCTGCAACACCGGCAACGGAGGCTGTTCGGATGA
- a CDS encoding cytochrome c3 family protein, translating to MKLPGFVQRLWVTFKSPSKAALWVLLLMGFFGGVIFWGGFNTAMEASNTEKFCTGCHEMKDNVFMEYRDTIHYANRSGVRASCPDCHVPHEWTYKIIRKVQASKELWGMLTGKVDTREKFEAHRREMAEREWQRMKDTDSRECRNCHNFEYMDFSLQGRRAAQMHSTNLASGANTCVDCHKGIAHQLPDMKGVPGF from the coding sequence ATGAAATTACCTGGTTTTGTGCAGCGACTGTGGGTCACCTTCAAATCTCCCTCCAAGGCGGCCCTCTGGGTGCTGCTGCTGATGGGATTCTTCGGGGGCGTCATCTTCTGGGGTGGTTTCAACACCGCCATGGAAGCGTCCAACACCGAGAAGTTCTGTACCGGCTGTCACGAGATGAAAGACAACGTCTTCATGGAGTACCGTGACACCATCCACTATGCAAACCGCTCAGGGGTGCGCGCGAGCTGCCCGGATTGCCACGTACCCCACGAATGGACCTACAAGATCATTCGCAAGGTGCAGGCCTCCAAGGAGCTGTGGGGCATGCTGACCGGCAAGGTGGATACTCGCGAGAAGTTCGAGGCCCATCGCCGCGAGATGGCGGAGCGGGAGTGGCAACGGATGAAGGACACGGATTCGCGGGAGTGCCGCAACTGCCACAACTTCGAGTACATGGACTTCTCCTTGCAGGGGCGTCGTGCCGCCCAGATGCACTCCACCAACCTGGCGAGCGGGGCCAACACCTGCGTCGACTGTCACAAGGGGATTGCTCACCAGCTGCCTGACATGAAGGGCGTGCCTGGATTCTAA
- the moaB gene encoding molybdenum cofactor biosynthesis protein B yields MAPKSNEFIPLKIAVLTVSDSRSAADDSSGDYLVSALTEAGHQLADRALCADNLFRIRAQVSDWIADEGVQVVLVNGGTGFNEQNRVPEAVGVLFERKVQGFGELFRQLSFAEIKGSAMQSRALAGLANRTLICCLPGSTGACRLGWEQLIRDQLDARTRPCNFVTHL; encoded by the coding sequence ATGGCACCTAAAAGCAACGAATTCATTCCCCTCAAGATCGCCGTCCTGACGGTCTCCGACAGCCGCAGTGCCGCCGACGACAGCTCCGGCGACTACCTGGTCTCGGCCCTGACCGAGGCGGGCCACCAACTGGCCGACAGAGCCCTGTGCGCCGACAATCTGTTTCGCATTCGCGCCCAGGTCAGCGACTGGATCGCCGACGAAGGGGTGCAGGTGGTCCTGGTCAACGGCGGCACCGGTTTCAACGAGCAGAACCGGGTACCCGAGGCGGTAGGGGTGTTGTTCGAGCGCAAGGTACAGGGCTTTGGCGAACTGTTCCGCCAGCTCTCCTTTGCCGAGATCAAAGGTTCAGCCATGCAGAGCCGGGCTCTGGCCGGGCTCGCCAATCGCACCCTGATCTGCTGCTTGCCGGGCTCCACCGGCGCCTGCCGACTCGGCTGGGAGCAGCTCATCCGGGATCAGCTCGATGCCCGTACCCGACCGTGCAACTTCGTGACCCATCTGTGA
- the moaA gene encoding GTP 3',8-cyclase MoaA translates to MLPLEDGFSRRFYYLRLSITDVCNFRCTYCLPDGYRPAHGNGEARKSFLSLDEIRRTVSGFAAMGTRKVRLTGGEPSLRRDFTAIIDTVATTPGIEKVAMTTNGYRLKERAREWFDAGLTAINVSVDSLDPRQFHQITGENKLVEVMEGIEAALAAGFKSVKINAVLLKGLNDHQLGAFLAWIKDKPIELRFIELMQTGEMDSLFRDHHASGELIKQQLLGSGWMQQLRGLDDGPAQVFMHPASQGGVGLIMPYSKDFCAGCNRLRVSSVGKLHLCLFGDNGVELRDLLQADDQQEALQRRIREALVGKAASHRLHEGNAGITPHLASIGG, encoded by the coding sequence ATGTTGCCACTTGAAGATGGGTTCTCCCGTCGTTTTTACTATCTGCGTTTGTCGATTACCGACGTCTGCAATTTTCGTTGTACCTACTGTTTGCCCGATGGCTATCGTCCCGCACACGGAAACGGGGAGGCGCGCAAGTCATTCCTCTCGCTTGACGAGATCCGCCGCACCGTCTCCGGCTTCGCCGCCATGGGGACCCGCAAGGTGCGCCTGACTGGCGGCGAGCCTTCCCTGCGCCGTGACTTCACCGCCATCATCGACACCGTGGCCACGACTCCGGGCATCGAGAAGGTGGCCATGACCACCAACGGTTATCGCCTGAAAGAGCGGGCCAGGGAGTGGTTCGATGCGGGCCTGACCGCCATCAATGTCAGCGTCGACAGCCTGGATCCCCGCCAGTTTCACCAGATCACCGGCGAAAACAAGCTGGTCGAAGTGATGGAGGGGATAGAGGCCGCCCTGGCCGCCGGTTTCAAATCGGTGAAGATCAATGCGGTGCTGCTCAAGGGGCTGAACGATCATCAGCTGGGAGCGTTTCTCGCCTGGATAAAAGACAAGCCCATCGAACTGCGCTTCATCGAGCTGATGCAGACCGGCGAAATGGACAGCCTGTTTCGCGACCATCACGCCAGCGGTGAGCTCATCAAGCAGCAACTGCTCGGCAGTGGCTGGATGCAACAGCTGCGCGGCCTGGATGATGGGCCGGCCCAGGTGTTCATGCACCCCGCGTCACAAGGGGGAGTGGGGCTCATCATGCCCTACAGCAAGGATTTCTGCGCCGGTTGCAACCGGCTGCGGGTCTCCTCCGTCGGCAAGCTGCACCTGTGCCTGTTTGGTGACAACGGGGTGGAGCTGCGGGATCTGCTGCAGGCCGATGATCAGCAAGAGGCATTGCAACGGCGGATCCGCGAGGCCCTGGTCGGCAAGGCTGCCAGCCATCGGTTGCACGAGGGCAATGCCGGCATCACCCCCCATCTTGCCTCCATCGGTGGCTGA
- the moaD gene encoding molybdopterin synthase sulfur carrier subunit, which yields MIKVLFFAQVRELVSCDELSLSPDYDTAEALRAALCERGDKWALALEAGKLLVAVNQTLVPLGTPLTDGDEVAFFPPVTGG from the coding sequence ATGATCAAGGTACTGTTTTTTGCCCAGGTGCGGGAGCTGGTGAGTTGTGACGAACTGAGCCTGTCCCCTGACTACGACACCGCCGAGGCGCTGCGTGCCGCCCTGTGTGAGCGGGGGGACAAGTGGGCCCTGGCGCTGGAGGCGGGCAAGCTGCTGGTGGCGGTAAACCAGACCCTGGTGCCGCTGGGGACGCCCCTGACCGACGGGGATGAGGTGGCCTTCTTCCCGCCGGTGACCGGAGGCTGA
- a CDS encoding nitrate reductase cytochrome c-type subunit translates to MKKLIGAMLACLMAGSLMAAVPEITNSTGGIKSERGSTDLASEAEAAPLKNFRKDGDTYDRQYMHQPPLIPHDIRNYEVDNKVNKCLACHSFKNASAMKAPKISPTHFETRDGLTLGEVSPRRYFCLQCHVPQADAKPLVGNTFKPVEALN, encoded by the coding sequence ATGAAAAAGCTGATTGGAGCAATGCTGGCCTGCCTGATGGCGGGTTCCTTGATGGCGGCCGTGCCTGAGATCACCAACAGCACGGGGGGGATCAAATCGGAACGGGGCAGTACGGATCTGGCGTCAGAGGCCGAAGCCGCCCCCCTCAAGAACTTCCGCAAGGATGGGGATACCTATGATCGCCAGTATATGCATCAACCGCCGTTGATCCCCCACGATATCCGCAACTATGAAGTGGATAACAAGGTCAACAAGTGCCTGGCCTGCCACAGCTTCAAGAATGCCAGCGCCATGAAGGCCCCCAAGATCAGCCCCACGCACTTCGAGACTCGCGATGGCCTGACCCTGGGTGAAGTCTCCCCCCGTCGTTACTTCTGCCTGCAGTGCCACGTGCCGCAAGCGGATGCCAAGCCGCTGGTGGGGAATACCTTCAAGCCGGTCGAAGCCCTGAACTGA
- the modA gene encoding molybdate ABC transporter substrate-binding protein, whose protein sequence is MKKLLSVVLLSACASAVQADEVKVAVAANFKGTIERISKDFTAKTGHTVTISSAATGVLYTQITHGAPFDLFLSADVKTPEKLEQEGKGSERFTYAIGQLGLWKKGGPAPDEATLRNWKGNLAIANPKTAPYGTAAMATLEHLKIDPKQYRVLTGNNISQTWQFVDTGNAEMGFVAWANLVEAGKTGEAWAVPGAYYPAIEQQALVLKNGEAVDALVAWLKGPGQTQIKAAGYALPQ, encoded by the coding sequence ATGAAAAAGCTGTTATCCGTGGTGTTGCTGAGTGCTTGCGCCAGCGCCGTGCAGGCCGACGAGGTCAAGGTGGCCGTGGCGGCCAACTTCAAGGGCACCATAGAGCGCATTAGCAAGGATTTCACCGCCAAGACCGGCCATACCGTCACCATCAGCTCGGCGGCCACGGGCGTGCTCTACACCCAGATCACCCACGGCGCCCCCTTCGATCTCTTCCTCTCCGCCGATGTGAAGACCCCTGAGAAGCTGGAACAAGAGGGCAAGGGCAGCGAGCGTTTCACCTACGCCATCGGCCAGCTGGGTCTGTGGAAGAAGGGCGGCCCGGCACCTGACGAGGCCACCCTGCGCAACTGGAAGGGCAACCTCGCCATCGCCAACCCGAAAACCGCCCCTTATGGCACCGCCGCCATGGCGACCCTTGAGCACCTCAAGATCGATCCCAAGCAGTATCGGGTGCTGACCGGCAACAACATCAGCCAGACCTGGCAGTTCGTGGATACCGGCAACGCCGAGATGGGCTTCGTGGCCTGGGCCAACCTGGTGGAAGCGGGCAAGACCGGTGAAGCCTGGGCCGTGCCGGGGGCCTATTACCCCGCCATCGAGCAGCAAGCACTGGTACTGAAAAATGGTGAGGCCGTGGATGCCCTGGTTGCCTGGCTCAAGGGCCCGGGCCAGACGCAGATCAAGGCCGCGGGCTATGCCCTGCCGCAATGA
- the moaE gene encoding molybdopterin synthase catalytic subunit MoaE produces MSEATTVDRILVQRADFSLAEEYERLATRHDTGAIVTFVGKVRDFNQGEEVKGLALEHYPGMTEKALAGIVAQARARWPLQECTLIHRIGELLLGDQIVLVAVSSAHREAAFEACHFIMDFLKTRAPFWKKELTAAGQQRWVEAKESDDAAAARWQQGE; encoded by the coding sequence ATGAGCGAGGCAACCACAGTGGATCGCATTCTGGTGCAGCGGGCCGATTTTTCCCTGGCCGAGGAGTACGAGCGACTCGCCACCCGCCACGATACCGGCGCCATCGTCACCTTTGTGGGCAAGGTGCGGGACTTCAATCAGGGGGAGGAGGTGAAAGGGCTGGCCCTCGAGCACTATCCCGGCATGACGGAGAAGGCGCTGGCGGGGATCGTTGCACAGGCGCGCGCCCGCTGGCCGCTGCAGGAGTGCACCCTGATCCATCGCATCGGCGAGCTGCTGCTCGGCGATCAAATCGTGCTGGTGGCGGTGAGCAGTGCCCACCGCGAGGCGGCCTTCGAGGCCTGCCATTTCATCATGGACTTTCTGAAAACCCGGGCGCCGTTCTGGAAAAAAGAGCTGACGGCGGCAGGGCAACAACGCTGGGTGGAAGCCAAGGAGAGCGATGACGCTGCCGCGGCCCGCTGGCAACAAGGGGAATGA
- the napG gene encoding ferredoxin-type protein NapG: MSRSRRQFLADFAKGACSVGLLGAGLGTVARQQAQAVPAQALRPPAALAEADFLGACVRCGLCVEACPYDTLKLARLLTPVTTGTPYFEARSVPCEMCEDIPCVVACPSGALDQGMTSIDQARMGVAVLIDHETCLNFLGLRCDVCYRVCPLIDEAITLELQRNPRTGKHAMFLPTVHSDLCTGCGKCEHACVLEEAAIKVVPRGLAKGELGHHYRLGWEEKQKAGKSLIGERLTLPTRKPEGL; encoded by the coding sequence ATGAGCCGCAGCCGCCGCCAGTTTCTGGCCGACTTTGCCAAGGGGGCCTGCTCAGTGGGCCTGCTTGGGGCCGGGCTTGGCACGGTTGCACGCCAGCAGGCGCAAGCCGTGCCGGCCCAGGCTCTGCGCCCCCCGGCGGCGCTGGCCGAAGCGGATTTCCTCGGTGCCTGCGTGCGCTGCGGGCTCTGCGTCGAGGCCTGTCCCTATGACACCTTGAAGCTCGCCAGACTGCTGACCCCGGTGACCACGGGCACTCCCTACTTCGAGGCCCGCAGCGTTCCCTGCGAGATGTGTGAAGACATCCCCTGTGTGGTGGCCTGCCCGAGCGGGGCACTGGATCAGGGGATGACCAGCATCGATCAGGCGCGGATGGGGGTGGCGGTGCTCATCGATCACGAGACTTGCCTCAACTTCCTGGGGCTGCGCTGCGACGTCTGCTACCGGGTCTGTCCCCTGATTGATGAGGCCATCACCCTCGAGCTGCAACGCAACCCCCGTACCGGCAAGCACGCCATGTTCCTGCCGACCGTGCACAGCGATCTGTGTACCGGCTGTGGCAAGTGCGAGCATGCCTGCGTGCTGGAGGAAGCCGCGATCAAGGTGGTGCCTCGCGGTCTTGCCAAGGGGGAGCTGGGTCATCACTACCGACTCGGCTGGGAAGAGAAGCAAAAGGCCGGCAAGTCCCTTATCGGTGAGCGACTCACCCTGCCGACCCGCAAACCGGAGGGGCTATGA
- the napA gene encoding nitrate reductase catalytic subunit NapA: MKLSRRDFMKANAVAAAAAVAGVSAPTMAANLITSTDKTAITWDKAPCRFCGTGCSVLVGSQGGRVVATQGDPDAPVNRGLNCIKGYFLSKIMYGQDRLTQPMLRMTNGKFDKNGNFAPISWDQAFDIMAEKFKATLKEKGPTAVGMFGSGQWTVWEGYAAAKLMKAGLRTNNLDPNARHCMASAVVGFMRTFGMDEPMGCYDDIEQADAFVLWGSNMAEMHPILWSRISDRRLSHQDVQVHVLSTFEHRSFELADNGMVFTPQTDLAILNYIANYIIQNDKVNWEFVNKHTQFRKGVTDIGYGLRPTNPLQQKAKNPDSGDSTPMNFDDFAKFVADYDVDSVAKLSGVSKDKLEKLAQLYADPSKKVVSYWTMGFNQHTRGVWANNLCYNIHLLTGKISTPGSGPFSLTGQPSACGTAREVGTFAHRLPADMVVTDPKHRATAEKIWKLPEGTIPDKVGYHAVLQNRMLKDGKLNAYWVMCNNNMQAGPNMNEEGLPGYRNPANFIVVSDPYPTVTAQAADLILPTAMWVEKEGAYGNAERRTQFWHQQVKAPEGAKSDLWQLMEFSKRFTVEEVWPAELIAKMPEVKGKTLYEVLYKNGQVDQFPKEQSKGVLNDEAEHFGFYVQKGLFEEYASFGRGHGHDLAPFDQYHEARGLRWPVVDGKETLWRYREGFDPYVKAGEGVRFYGKPDGKAVIFALPYEPAAEAPDSEYDMWLSTGRVLEHWHTGTMTRRVPELYRAFPDAVLFMHPEDAKARGVRRGEEVIVSSRRGEVKTRVETRGRNKPPKGLVFMPFFDASQLVNKLTLDATDPLSKETDYKKCAVKVVKA; encoded by the coding sequence ATGAAGCTGAGTCGACGCGACTTTATGAAGGCCAATGCGGTGGCGGCAGCCGCTGCGGTGGCCGGTGTCAGTGCCCCCACTATGGCGGCGAACCTGATCACCAGCACCGACAAGACCGCCATCACCTGGGACAAGGCCCCCTGCCGTTTCTGCGGGACCGGCTGTTCCGTGCTGGTCGGCTCCCAGGGAGGCCGCGTCGTGGCGACCCAGGGTGATCCCGATGCCCCGGTCAACCGTGGCCTCAATTGCATCAAGGGCTACTTCCTGTCGAAGATCATGTACGGCCAGGACCGTCTGACCCAGCCCATGCTGCGCATGACCAACGGCAAGTTCGACAAGAACGGCAACTTCGCCCCCATCAGCTGGGATCAGGCGTTCGACATCATGGCGGAGAAGTTCAAGGCCACCCTGAAAGAGAAGGGCCCGACCGCGGTCGGCATGTTCGGCTCCGGCCAGTGGACCGTCTGGGAAGGCTATGCCGCCGCCAAGCTGATGAAGGCAGGCCTGCGCACCAACAACCTGGATCCCAACGCCCGTCACTGCATGGCCTCCGCCGTGGTCGGTTTCATGCGTACCTTCGGCATGGATGAACCCATGGGCTGCTACGACGACATCGAGCAGGCCGACGCCTTCGTGCTCTGGGGTTCCAACATGGCCGAGATGCACCCCATCCTCTGGTCGCGCATCTCGGATCGTCGTCTGTCCCACCAGGACGTGCAGGTGCACGTGCTCTCCACCTTCGAGCACCGCAGCTTCGAGCTCGCGGACAACGGCATGGTGTTCACGCCCCAGACCGACTTGGCGATCCTCAACTACATCGCCAACTACATCATCCAGAACGACAAGGTGAACTGGGAGTTTGTCAACAAGCACACCCAGTTCCGCAAAGGGGTGACCGACATCGGTTACGGCCTGCGTCCCACCAACCCGTTGCAGCAAAAAGCCAAGAATCCGGACAGCGGCGACTCCACCCCCATGAACTTCGACGATTTCGCGAAATTCGTGGCGGATTACGACGTCGACTCCGTGGCCAAACTCTCCGGTGTCTCCAAGGACAAACTCGAGAAACTGGCCCAGCTCTATGCCGATCCCAGCAAGAAGGTGGTCTCCTACTGGACCATGGGCTTCAACCAGCACACCCGTGGTGTCTGGGCCAACAACCTCTGCTACAACATCCACCTGCTGACCGGCAAGATCTCCACCCCGGGCAGCGGCCCCTTCTCCCTGACCGGTCAGCCCTCCGCCTGTGGCACCGCCCGGGAAGTGGGTACCTTCGCCCACCGTCTGCCTGCCGACATGGTGGTGACCGATCCCAAGCACCGTGCCACCGCCGAGAAGATCTGGAAGCTGCCGGAAGGCACCATCCCGGACAAGGTGGGCTACCACGCCGTGCTGCAAAACCGCATGCTCAAAGACGGCAAGCTCAATGCCTACTGGGTGATGTGCAACAACAACATGCAGGCCGGCCCCAACATGAACGAGGAGGGGCTGCCCGGTTATCGCAACCCGGCCAACTTCATCGTGGTGTCCGATCCGTACCCGACCGTGACGGCGCAAGCCGCCGATCTCATCCTGCCCACCGCCATGTGGGTGGAGAAAGAGGGGGCCTACGGCAATGCCGAGCGTCGCACCCAGTTCTGGCACCAGCAGGTCAAGGCACCGGAAGGGGCCAAGTCTGACCTGTGGCAGCTGATGGAGTTCTCCAAGCGCTTCACCGTGGAAGAGGTGTGGCCGGCTGAGCTCATCGCCAAGATGCCGGAAGTGAAGGGCAAGACCCTCTACGAGGTGCTCTACAAGAACGGTCAGGTCGATCAGTTCCCGAAAGAGCAGAGCAAGGGTGTCCTGAACGACGAGGCGGAGCACTTTGGTTTCTATGTCCAGAAAGGGCTGTTCGAGGAGTACGCGAGCTTCGGTCGTGGTCACGGTCACGATCTGGCTCCGTTCGATCAGTACCATGAGGCACGCGGTCTGCGCTGGCCCGTGGTGGACGGCAAGGAGACCCTGTGGCGCTACCGCGAAGGGTTCGACCCTTATGTGAAAGCGGGCGAGGGCGTGCGCTTCTACGGCAAGCCGGACGGCAAGGCGGTGATCTTCGCGCTGCCCTACGAACCGGCCGCCGAAGCACCGGACAGCGAATACGACATGTGGCTCTCCACCGGCCGGGTGCTGGAGCACTGGCACACCGGTACCATGACTCGCCGGGTGCCCGAACTCTATCGCGCCTTCCCGGATGCGGTGCTGTTCATGCACCCGGAAGATGCCAAGGCCCGTGGGGTGCGCCGTGGGGAAGAGGTCATCGTCTCCTCCCGCCGTGGCGAGGTGAAGACCCGCGTCGAGACCCGCGGTCGCAACAAGCCGCCAAAAGGCCTGGTGTTCATGCCCTTCTTCGATGCGAGCCAGCTGGTCAACAAGCTGACGCTGGACGCCACGGATCCCCTCTCCAAAGAGACGGATTACAAGAAGTGCGCCGTCAAGGTCGTGAAGGCCTGA
- the napH gene encoding quinol dehydrogenase ferredoxin subunit NapH: MSRYPGAEARAKLGWWRSHRFLLLRRVSQLSVLGLFLLGPLAGVWILKGNLSSSLLLETVPLTDPLTLLQTVAAGHWPMATLWLGAALVLVAYWLVGGRVFCSWVCPVNLITDAAAWVRARLGLKGNGQFNRNTRYWLLAMVLVVPAIAGVLVWELVNPVSLALRGLLFGMGAGWGLLLALFLFDLFVVERGWCGHLCPVGAFYALVNRVGFIKISAKGRERCSNCMDCYAVCPERPILRGPVHGARRGHGPLIVAQECTNCGRCIDVCAEQVFEITVGFAVKAETMSENT, translated from the coding sequence ATGAGTCGTTATCCGGGAGCCGAGGCCAGGGCGAAGCTGGGCTGGTGGCGGTCGCACCGCTTCCTGCTGCTGCGCAGGGTGAGCCAGCTCAGCGTGCTCGGTCTGTTCCTGCTGGGTCCGCTGGCGGGTGTCTGGATCCTCAAGGGGAACCTCTCCAGCTCATTGTTGCTGGAGACGGTGCCGCTCACGGATCCTCTCACCTTGCTGCAAACGGTCGCTGCGGGCCACTGGCCCATGGCAACCCTGTGGCTCGGGGCCGCCCTGGTGCTGGTGGCTTACTGGCTGGTCGGAGGGCGGGTCTTCTGCTCCTGGGTCTGTCCGGTGAACCTCATCACGGATGCGGCCGCCTGGGTTCGGGCCCGGCTCGGCCTCAAGGGCAACGGCCAGTTCAACCGCAACACCCGCTACTGGCTGCTGGCCATGGTGCTGGTGGTGCCCGCCATCGCAGGCGTGCTGGTGTGGGAGCTGGTCAACCCGGTGTCGCTGGCTCTGCGCGGTCTGCTGTTTGGCATGGGGGCGGGTTGGGGGCTGCTGCTGGCGCTCTTTCTGTTCGATCTGTTTGTGGTGGAGCGGGGCTGGTGTGGTCATCTCTGCCCGGTGGGGGCCTTTTACGCCCTGGTGAACCGGGTCGGGTTTATCAAGATTTCAGCCAAAGGGCGTGAGCGTTGCAGCAACTGCATGGATTGTTATGCGGTCTGCCCGGAACGCCCCATACTGCGCGGTCCGGTTCACGGCGCCAGACGCGGTCATGGGCCCTTGATTGTGGCTCAGGAGTGTACAAATTGTGGCCGTTGCATCGATGTCTGCGCGGAACAAGTTTTTGAAATCACTGTAGGTTTTGCCGTCAAGGCAGAGACAATGTCGGAGAACACATAA
- the moaC gene encoding cyclic pyranopterin monophosphate synthase MoaC translates to MNLTHLNQSGEAHMVDVTDKQVTEREARAEAYVAMAPATLALILGGQHHKGDVFATARIAGIMAAKKTADLIPLCHPLALTKVEVEIEPQPAHNRVHIRTLCKLSGKTGVEMEALTAASVAALTIYDMCKAVQKDMVIEQLRLVEKRGGKSGHFQAPVVGGEHAQGEQA, encoded by the coding sequence ATGAACCTGACCCATCTCAACCAGAGCGGTGAGGCCCACATGGTGGACGTCACCGACAAACAGGTGACCGAGCGGGAAGCCCGCGCCGAGGCGTATGTCGCCATGGCTCCCGCGACCCTGGCCTTGATCCTCGGTGGTCAGCACCACAAGGGCGACGTGTTCGCCACCGCCCGCATCGCCGGCATCATGGCGGCCAAGAAGACCGCCGATCTCATCCCCCTCTGCCATCCTCTGGCCCTCACCAAGGTGGAGGTAGAGATAGAACCCCAGCCCGCGCACAATAGGGTGCATATTCGCACCCTCTGCAAGCTCTCCGGCAAGACGGGGGTGGAGATGGAAGCCCTGACGGCCGCCTCGGTCGCGGCGCTGACCATCTACGACATGTGCAAGGCGGTGCAAAAGGACATGGTGATCGAGCAGCTCAGACTGGTGGAGAAACGCGGCGGCAAGTCCGGCCACTTCCAGGCCCCGGTCGTGGGCGGTGAACACGCGCAAGGGGAGCAGGCATGA